The genomic stretch TCTTCCGCGAAGCATCTTGTCCTTGCGAAGGTTGCCCGGCAGTCAAATCAATTCAAGAACATAGATCTTTTTCTTGTCAGATTGAGCATCAAGGTCCTGAGAGATCGAATTATTTTTTTGTCTCTTCTGCACCTATCTTTGATGAGACAAAGAAGCTGACCGCAATTGTCTGCTTTGCTAAAAATATTTCCGAGCTAAAACAGCTTGAATCCAAAGTCCGACAGGCCCAGAAAATGGAGGCTATTGGCACGCTCGCAGGTGGTATTGCCCATGACTTTAATAATATTTTATCTCCGATTATGGGATATGCAGAGATGCTCAGCGAAGGCCTGCCAAGGGAATCAGTGGAGAGTTTTCAGGCCCAGCAAATATACAGCGCCGCTTTACGAGCTAGGGATCTGGTGCAACAGATCCTTGGTTTCAGCCGGCAGACAGATCAGGCCTTGCAGTCGGTGGAGCCCCATCATATTGTCAAAGAGGCATTGAAACTGCTTCGTTCTTCTATTCCGGCTTCTATTGCGATCAAGCAAAGTATAGATGGTGCCTGCGGGAAGATTATGGCGGATCCCACCCAGATACATCAGGTGGTGGTCAATCTCTGTACCAATGCCTATCAGGCCATGATGGACACCGGGGGAACCTTGGGGGTGACCATGCGTCCTCTTATCCTTATGGCTGAGGATTCAGTGTATAAAATAGATTTACCGCCGGGATCGTATATCCTGATAGAGGTGAGTGATACCGGGCACGGAATTACCCCGGATGTAATCGAAAAGATTTTTGAGCCCTATTTTACAACCAAAAAAGACCGAGGGGGGACAGGATTAGGTCTTGCCACAGTTCATGCCATTGTCCATGAGCATAAGGGGACAGTCTCGGTTTACTCGGAACCAGGGCAGGGGACAACGTTTCGGGTGTATTTGCCCCAGCTGAAGGAAGAGGAAAAACTGGGCGATGAGCTTTTTATTACCGGGGCGCATAATCCTGCGGGTACGGAACATGTCCTTGTGATTGATGATGAGAAAACCGTTGTTGATATTACCCGCTATATGCTGATGCAATTAGGCTATAAGGTGACGGTAGAGACAGACAGTCCTGCTGCCTGGGAGCTTTTTGCTCAGCAGCCTGATGCCTTTGATCTTGTCATCACGGATATGGCTATGCCGAAGATGAGCGGGATCGAACTGGCAACGAAAATTTTAGAACGAAGACCGGATGTACCGGTTATTTTATGCACCGGCTTCAGTGAGATGATCAATGAGGAAAAAGCCAAGTCCCTGGGCATTAAGGCGTATTTAATGAAGCCTGTGCTGAAGAGTAAATTGGCGGCGAGTGTCAGGCAGGCCTTGGGTGAGCCTGATACACAAGAGCTGGATGGATGAGGGCATTAGCTCGGTAAGCTGTTTTTTGTTCCTGCTTGACCTTTAACAGGGTCAGGATATAATATCCTATTTTCCTTTTTGAACTTCTATTCGGTGAGGGAGCGCAATAGGCGTAGGCCTCAACCACGAACCACGACATATAACTCCCTTCATGGTCTACCATTATGCAACCAACAGCTGACGTCTTGATTATCGGTGCCGGTCTTTCCGGGCTGGCTGCGGCTACCTTTCTGAAACATAAAGAGCCGGATCTCTCTTTATTGATTATTGAGCAGGGGGATCATCCCGGCGGGGCTATTCGCTCGCATATTGAAGAAGGGTATCTTGCCGAGGGCGGAGCGCACGGCTTTTTGGATAATTCTCTGGAAAGCAGGGTTTTGGTGCATGAGGCCGGTTTGACGGAAGAGGTGGAAAAGGCTCCTTTATCGGAATTTGTCCGTTATATCTGTCTAGATGGTGAGCTCAAGCTTATTCCCCAAAGTCCTGGGAAAGTGCTGAAGGCCCCCTTGATTCCTCTGGCCGCCAAGCTCAGGGTGCTTGCGGACCTCTGGAAAAAGCCCCTGCCTGACGAGCCCACCGTGGCCCAATGGGTGGAGCATCGTTTCGGCAAGGCCTTGCTGCCCTTTGCCGACGCAGTGTTCACTGGGACCTATGCCGGTGATATTAATAGACTGAAGCTGGAAGCGGTGATGCCCGGCCTGCATAACTTGGAGCAGTCTCATGGCTCGGTGTTGAAAGGGGCTGTGCATAAGATGCGGGCCACTCGTAAAGAAAGGAGGAAGCAGAGCAGGAAACAAGGCAAGAAGAAAGAGAAAAAAGGCCTGCCTGCTATGACCAGCTTTAAGTCAGGAATGTCGCGTCTACCCCAGGCGATGGCTGCCAAGTTAATTCCCAATAAAGAGATAATGTACCGGACTGCTGCCCGCTCTATTGCCCAGGTTGAGGGGGGCTGGGTGGTGAAAACCGGACAGTTGGAGTTGCAGGCGAAGCA from Candidatus Electrothrix communis encodes the following:
- a CDS encoding DUF3365 domain-containing protein; translated protein: MQSSPFKTLYLAALSVGVLWTAVIATSLFWNIHVERRQLAELVKNEVRSHFNKDQAFRFWASSHGGVYVPVSEETPPNPNLSHIAERDIVTSSGKKLTLMNPAYMLHQMMKQFENLYGVKGRITSLQFFNPDNAPDEWEKKALHAFEQGAEEVIEYTKIKEEPYLRLMRPMVAKADCLKCHAKQGYKEGDIRGGVGIALPLTSFQKASDDVVRQIYLVYVLLWLAMLPVFFFFFKKMQSRLRERVQHEAELQEWADIFKHAQWGIALSKADRVETFSLDMMNPAFAEMHGFSVEELKAKPYLALIDKTFQNDVSEFLHVADEKGHHVFESRHLRKEGAPFPVEVNITVVRDSGGKKINRIMNVQDISGRKEAERLIVQARDEWQRTFNAINEIIFLLDTALRVLRANRAAEQYFDARPEGLVGLQCFELFREASCPCEGCPAVKSIQEHRSFSCQIEHQGPERSNYFFVSSAPIFDETKKLTAIVCFAKNISELKQLESKVRQAQKMEAIGTLAGGIAHDFNNILSPIMGYAEMLSEGLPRESVESFQAQQIYSAALRARDLVQQILGFSRQTDQALQSVEPHHIVKEALKLLRSSIPASIAIKQSIDGACGKIMADPTQIHQVVVNLCTNAYQAMMDTGGTLGVTMRPLILMAEDSVYKIDLPPGSYILIEVSDTGHGITPDVIEKIFEPYFTTKKDRGGTGLGLATVHAIVHEHKGTVSVYSEPGQGTTFRVYLPQLKEEEKLGDELFITGAHNPAGTEHVLVIDDEKTVVDITRYMLMQLGYKVTVETDSPAAWELFAQQPDAFDLVITDMAMPKMSGIELATKILERRPDVPVILCTGFSEMINEEKAKSLGIKAYLMKPVLKSKLAASVRQALGEPDTQELDG
- the hemG gene encoding protoporphyrinogen oxidase — protein: MQPTADVLIIGAGLSGLAAATFLKHKEPDLSLLIIEQGDHPGGAIRSHIEEGYLAEGGAHGFLDNSLESRVLVHEAGLTEEVEKAPLSEFVRYICLDGELKLIPQSPGKVLKAPLIPLAAKLRVLADLWKKPLPDEPTVAQWVEHRFGKALLPFADAVFTGTYAGDINRLKLEAVMPGLHNLEQSHGSVLKGAVHKMRATRKERRKQSRKQGKKKEKKGLPAMTSFKSGMSRLPQAMAAKLIPNKEIMYRTAARSIAQVEGGWVVKTGQLELQAKHLIVALPVNRCLELLADSELPAPPLAALPEARIATVALGFTDKADVPFGFGYLAPEQEERFALGALFSSHMFPGRAPAGHVLMEALVGGRRHPERLELADEELVAKVYEDLKQLIDLPEPPVFSRVLRPKYGIPQLEEGYPALLEWRKQLHADNENLHLCGFGWQGIGINDMHKQAWEMAKRILAGYQEEKEEDVKGVYF